A single genomic interval of Lepisosteus oculatus isolate fLepOcu1 chromosome 12, fLepOcu1.hap2, whole genome shotgun sequence harbors:
- the rab3gap1 gene encoding rab3 GTPase-activating protein catalytic subunit isoform X3, with protein MFVSRVEEVLNDWKLIGSSVGKPLEKGIYTSGTWEERQQEICFADFRFAITHHYLKQESSDREGKEEPEEDAFPVAMQDLLCMNNDFPPIAHCLVRWYGLREFVVISPGANSDAVISESKCSLLLSSIAISLGNTGCQVPVFVQIQQKWRRMYVGECQGPGVRTDFEMVHLRKVPSQYNHLSGLLDVFKSKIGCPLTPMPPISIAIRFTYILQDWQQYSWPQQPPDFDAPLGGEVGGVEFGKLPFGACEDPISELHLATAWPHLSEGIVVDNDVYSDLDPLQAPQWSVRVRKADNPQCLLGDFLTEFFKLCGRKESTDEILGRSPIEDEGKENSDITHALSKLTEPSTVPIHKLSVSNMVHSARKRIRRHRRVEESPLSTDVLNSILLYLFPDAAEKSSDANDAKPVTPNPNSKPEKDAEDYNLYNQFKSSPADTLTYRLALCLGMVNFYHGGVKAVAHLWQEFVLEMRYRWENNYLIPGLGSGPPDLRCCLLHQKLQMLNCCIERKKARDEGRRAGPPDGARERKVSGCENGRPGQEGSAPEPAQGKSWDSWSDSEEEFFECVSDADELRDGSQGGEEAPRARPEGRLHPHGKLTLLHTQEPLYIPVTQEPAPMTEDLLEEQSEVLAKLGTSAEGAHLRARMQSACLLSDMESFKAANPGCSLEDFVRWYSPRDYVEEEVVDERGETVLQGQLSARMRIPGNMWVEAWETAKPTPVRRQRRLFDDTKEAEKVLHYLAQQKPADLTRHLLPCIIHAAILKEKEEEAVEDIPSVRKTIQQIISLGSKLLHHPNPDYKKLEDLINQIMLGEAVIARARSLKAKFGIGKCEKVDDQEELERFVGRLLEEPEVPVIGAGRGPAGSIIHKLFVSAQRLAESTDEASLLAPAEEDLERPGDRKPCPDFPPPAGRELVLRALAPRPAPYSRALPQRLFCVLTREDFRLAGAFSSDTSFF; from the exons AT GTTCGTGTCTCGGGTGGAGGAGGTGCTGAATGACTGGAAGCTGATTGGCAGCAGTGTGGGGAAGCCTTTGGAGAAG GGAATATATACAAGTGGCACCTGGGAAGAAAGACAGCAGGAAATTTGCTTTGCGGATTTCAGATTCGCAATAACCCATCACTATCTAAAACAGGAGTCGTCTGACAGAGAGGGCAAAGAGGAACCCGAAGAAG ATGCATTCCCAGTGGCTATGCAAGATTTGCTGTGCATGAACAATGATTTCCCACCCATCGCTCACTGTTTAGTCAGATG GTATGGTTTGCGAGAATTTGTTGTAATTTCCCCGGGAGCCAACTCTGATGCAGTCATCAGTGAATCCAAGTGCAGCCTGCTGCTCAGTTCCATCGCTATTTCACTGGGAAACACTGGCTG CCAGGTGCCAGTGTTTGTACAGATCCAGCAGAAATGGAGGCGGATGTATGTGGGCGAATGTCAAGGTCCTGGTGTGCGCACAGACTTTGAGATGGTCCACCTCCGCAAAGTGCCCAGTCAGTACAACCACCTGTCTGGGTTGCTGGATGTTTTCAAATCAAAGATT GGATGCCCATTAACACCCATGCCGCCCATCAGCATAGCAATCAGGTTTACGTATATCCTGCAGGACTGGCAGCAGTATTCTTGGCCCCAGCAGCCTCCAG ACTTTGACGCCCCGCTAGGTGGAGAGGTGGGAGGTGTGGAATTTGGGAAGTTGCCATTCGGGGCTTGCGAGGATCCGATCAG TGAGCTTCACCTTGCTACTGCGTGGCCTCACCTGTCTGAAGGCATCGTGGTTGACAATGATGTGTATTC TGATTTAGATCCACTTCAGGCTCCTCAGTGGTCTGTAAGAGTGAGAAAAGCTGACAACCCTCAGTGCCTTTTGG GAGACTTCCTTACCGAGTTCTTCAAGTTGTGCGGCCGAAAAGAGTCTACTGACGAAATCCTTGGGAGATCTCCCATCGAGGACGAGGGCAAAG AGAACAGCGACATCACTCATGCGTTGTCGAAGCTGACGGAGCCCAGCACTGTCCCCATTCATAAGCTCTCGGTGTCCAACATGGTGCACAGTGCAAGGAAAAGGATCCGCAGGCATCGCCGGGTGGAGGAGTCACCTCTGAGCACTGACGTCCTCAATTCGATCTTATTG TACCTCTTCCCTGACGCTGCTGAGAAATCATCTGACGCAAACGATGCAAAGCCTGTCACACCTAATCCAAACAGCAAGCCTGAGAAGGATGCGGAGGATTAT AACCTGTACAACCAGTTTAAATCTTCCCCTGCTGACACCCTGACGTACAGACTGGCGCTGTGTCTTGGCATGGTGAACTTCTACCATGGAGGAGTGAAGGCTGTGGCTCACCTGTGGCAGGAGTTTGTGCTGGAAATGCGTTACAGATGGGAAAATAACTACCTCATACCTGG ATTAGGCAGTGGACCTCCTGACCTGAGATGCTGCCTACTGCACCAGAAGCTTCAG ATGCTGAACTGCTGCATCGAGCGGAAGAAGGCCCGGGACGAGGGGCGGAGAGCCGGCCCGCCGGACGgcgccagggagaggaaggtgtcgGGCTGCGAGAACGGCAGGCCGGGCCAGGAGGGCTCGGCGCCGGAGCCGGCCCAGGGGAAGTCCTGGGACTCGTGGAGCGACAGCGAGGAGGAGTTCTTCGAGTGCGTGAGCGACGCGGACGAGCTGCGGGACGGCTCCCAGGGCGGCGAGGAGGCCCCCCGGGCCCGGCCCGAGGGCCGGCTGCACCCTCACGGCAAGCTGACCCTGCTGCACACGCAGGAGCCGCTGTATATCCCAGTCACGCAG GAGCCGGCGCCGATGACAGAGGATTTGCTAGAAGAGCAGTCAGAGGTGTTGGCCAAATTAGGGACATCAGCCGAGGGAGCACATCTGCGGGCTCGAATGCAGAGCGCCTGCCTGCTCTCCGACATGGAGTCCTTCAAG GCAGCGAACCCGGGCTGCTCCCTGGAAGATTTTGTCAGGTGGTATTCCCCTCGGGACTATGTTGAGGAGGAGGTGGTTGACGAGAGGGGAGAGACGGTTCTCCAGGGACAGCTGAGCGCCAGGATGAGGATCCCAGGGAACATGTGGGTGGAGGCCTGGGAGACAGCCAAGCCAACTCCGGTGCGCCGCCAGAGGAGGCTGTTTGATGACACCAAGGAAGCCGAGAAG GTTCTGCATTACCTAGCCCAGCAGAAGCCGGCTGACCTTACTAGACACCTGCTGCCCTGCATTATCCATGCTGCAATTCTGAAAGAGAAAGAGGAAG AGGCAGTAGAAGATATCCCATCTGTTAGAAAGACCATCCAGCAGATCATATCTCTTGGCAGTAAGCTCTTGCATCACCCGAACCCAGACTACAAGAAATTGGAG GACCTCATTAACCAGATCATGCTTGGGGAGGCCGTCATTGCCAGGGCTCGGTCCCTGAAAGCGAAGTTTGGGATTGGCAAGTGTGAAAAGGTGGATGACCAGGAGGAACTGGAAAG GTTTGTGGGCCGTCTGCTGGAGGAGCCGGAGGTGCCTGTGATTGGAGCAGGGAGAGGGCCGGCCGGCAGCATCATTCACAAACTGTTTGTGAGCGCTCAGAGG
- the rab3gap1 gene encoding rab3 GTPase-activating protein catalytic subunit isoform X1 yields MMQLQENKVTSMMAADSDPESEVFEITDFTTASEWERFVSRVEEVLNDWKLIGSSVGKPLEKGIYTSGTWEERQQEICFADFRFAITHHYLKQESSDREGKEEPEEDAFPVAMQDLLCMNNDFPPIAHCLVRWYGLREFVVISPGANSDAVISESKCSLLLSSIAISLGNTGCQVPVFVQIQQKWRRMYVGECQGPGVRTDFEMVHLRKVPSQYNHLSGLLDVFKSKIGCPLTPMPPISIAIRFTYILQDWQQYSWPQQPPDFDAPLGGEVGGVEFGKLPFGACEDPISELHLATAWPHLSEGIVVDNDVYSDLDPLQAPQWSVRVRKADNPQCLLGDFLTEFFKLCGRKESTDEILGRSPIEDEGKENSDITHALSKLTEPSTVPIHKLSVSNMVHSARKRIRRHRRVEESPLSTDVLNSILLYLFPDAAEKSSDANDAKPVTPNPNSKPEKDAEDYNLYNQFKSSPADTLTYRLALCLGMVNFYHGGVKAVAHLWQEFVLEMRYRWENNYLIPGLGSGPPDLRCCLLHQKLQMLNCCIERKKARDEGRRAGPPDGARERKVSGCENGRPGQEGSAPEPAQGKSWDSWSDSEEEFFECVSDADELRDGSQGGEEAPRARPEGRLHPHGKLTLLHTQEPLYIPVTQEPAPMTEDLLEEQSEVLAKLGTSAEGAHLRARMQSACLLSDMESFKAANPGCSLEDFVRWYSPRDYVEEEVVDERGETVLQGQLSARMRIPGNMWVEAWETAKPTPVRRQRRLFDDTKEAEKVLHYLAQQKPADLTRHLLPCIIHAAILKEKEEEAVEDIPSVRKTIQQIISLGSKLLHHPNPDYKKLEDLINQIMLGEAVIARARSLKAKFGIGKCEKVDDQEELERFVGRLLEEPEVPVIGAGRGPAGSIIHKLFVSAQRLAESTDEASLLAPAEEDLERPGDRKPCPDFPPPAGRELVLRALAPRPAPYSRALPQRLFCVLTREDFRLAGAFSSDTSFF; encoded by the exons ATGATGCAGCTGCAGGAAAACAAAGTGACGTCCATGATGGCGGCGGACAGTGAC CCCGAGTCTGAGGTTTTCGAGATCACGGACTTCACTACCGCCTCGGAGTGGGAGAG GTTCGTGTCTCGGGTGGAGGAGGTGCTGAATGACTGGAAGCTGATTGGCAGCAGTGTGGGGAAGCCTTTGGAGAAG GGAATATATACAAGTGGCACCTGGGAAGAAAGACAGCAGGAAATTTGCTTTGCGGATTTCAGATTCGCAATAACCCATCACTATCTAAAACAGGAGTCGTCTGACAGAGAGGGCAAAGAGGAACCCGAAGAAG ATGCATTCCCAGTGGCTATGCAAGATTTGCTGTGCATGAACAATGATTTCCCACCCATCGCTCACTGTTTAGTCAGATG GTATGGTTTGCGAGAATTTGTTGTAATTTCCCCGGGAGCCAACTCTGATGCAGTCATCAGTGAATCCAAGTGCAGCCTGCTGCTCAGTTCCATCGCTATTTCACTGGGAAACACTGGCTG CCAGGTGCCAGTGTTTGTACAGATCCAGCAGAAATGGAGGCGGATGTATGTGGGCGAATGTCAAGGTCCTGGTGTGCGCACAGACTTTGAGATGGTCCACCTCCGCAAAGTGCCCAGTCAGTACAACCACCTGTCTGGGTTGCTGGATGTTTTCAAATCAAAGATT GGATGCCCATTAACACCCATGCCGCCCATCAGCATAGCAATCAGGTTTACGTATATCCTGCAGGACTGGCAGCAGTATTCTTGGCCCCAGCAGCCTCCAG ACTTTGACGCCCCGCTAGGTGGAGAGGTGGGAGGTGTGGAATTTGGGAAGTTGCCATTCGGGGCTTGCGAGGATCCGATCAG TGAGCTTCACCTTGCTACTGCGTGGCCTCACCTGTCTGAAGGCATCGTGGTTGACAATGATGTGTATTC TGATTTAGATCCACTTCAGGCTCCTCAGTGGTCTGTAAGAGTGAGAAAAGCTGACAACCCTCAGTGCCTTTTGG GAGACTTCCTTACCGAGTTCTTCAAGTTGTGCGGCCGAAAAGAGTCTACTGACGAAATCCTTGGGAGATCTCCCATCGAGGACGAGGGCAAAG AGAACAGCGACATCACTCATGCGTTGTCGAAGCTGACGGAGCCCAGCACTGTCCCCATTCATAAGCTCTCGGTGTCCAACATGGTGCACAGTGCAAGGAAAAGGATCCGCAGGCATCGCCGGGTGGAGGAGTCACCTCTGAGCACTGACGTCCTCAATTCGATCTTATTG TACCTCTTCCCTGACGCTGCTGAGAAATCATCTGACGCAAACGATGCAAAGCCTGTCACACCTAATCCAAACAGCAAGCCTGAGAAGGATGCGGAGGATTAT AACCTGTACAACCAGTTTAAATCTTCCCCTGCTGACACCCTGACGTACAGACTGGCGCTGTGTCTTGGCATGGTGAACTTCTACCATGGAGGAGTGAAGGCTGTGGCTCACCTGTGGCAGGAGTTTGTGCTGGAAATGCGTTACAGATGGGAAAATAACTACCTCATACCTGG ATTAGGCAGTGGACCTCCTGACCTGAGATGCTGCCTACTGCACCAGAAGCTTCAG ATGCTGAACTGCTGCATCGAGCGGAAGAAGGCCCGGGACGAGGGGCGGAGAGCCGGCCCGCCGGACGgcgccagggagaggaaggtgtcgGGCTGCGAGAACGGCAGGCCGGGCCAGGAGGGCTCGGCGCCGGAGCCGGCCCAGGGGAAGTCCTGGGACTCGTGGAGCGACAGCGAGGAGGAGTTCTTCGAGTGCGTGAGCGACGCGGACGAGCTGCGGGACGGCTCCCAGGGCGGCGAGGAGGCCCCCCGGGCCCGGCCCGAGGGCCGGCTGCACCCTCACGGCAAGCTGACCCTGCTGCACACGCAGGAGCCGCTGTATATCCCAGTCACGCAG GAGCCGGCGCCGATGACAGAGGATTTGCTAGAAGAGCAGTCAGAGGTGTTGGCCAAATTAGGGACATCAGCCGAGGGAGCACATCTGCGGGCTCGAATGCAGAGCGCCTGCCTGCTCTCCGACATGGAGTCCTTCAAG GCAGCGAACCCGGGCTGCTCCCTGGAAGATTTTGTCAGGTGGTATTCCCCTCGGGACTATGTTGAGGAGGAGGTGGTTGACGAGAGGGGAGAGACGGTTCTCCAGGGACAGCTGAGCGCCAGGATGAGGATCCCAGGGAACATGTGGGTGGAGGCCTGGGAGACAGCCAAGCCAACTCCGGTGCGCCGCCAGAGGAGGCTGTTTGATGACACCAAGGAAGCCGAGAAG GTTCTGCATTACCTAGCCCAGCAGAAGCCGGCTGACCTTACTAGACACCTGCTGCCCTGCATTATCCATGCTGCAATTCTGAAAGAGAAAGAGGAAG AGGCAGTAGAAGATATCCCATCTGTTAGAAAGACCATCCAGCAGATCATATCTCTTGGCAGTAAGCTCTTGCATCACCCGAACCCAGACTACAAGAAATTGGAG GACCTCATTAACCAGATCATGCTTGGGGAGGCCGTCATTGCCAGGGCTCGGTCCCTGAAAGCGAAGTTTGGGATTGGCAAGTGTGAAAAGGTGGATGACCAGGAGGAACTGGAAAG GTTTGTGGGCCGTCTGCTGGAGGAGCCGGAGGTGCCTGTGATTGGAGCAGGGAGAGGGCCGGCCGGCAGCATCATTCACAAACTGTTTGTGAGCGCTCAGAGG
- the rab3gap1 gene encoding rab3 GTPase-activating protein catalytic subunit isoform X2, with protein MMQLQENKVTSMMAADSDPESEVFEITDFTTASEWERFVSRVEEVLNDWKLIGSSVGKPLEKGIYTSGTWEERQQEICFADFRFAITHHYLKQESSDREGKEEPEEDAFPVAMQDLLCMNNDFPPIAHCLVRWYGLREFVVISPGANSDAVISESKCSLLLSSIAISLGNTGCQVPVFVQIQQKWRRMYVGECQGPGVRTDFEMVHLRKVPSQYNHLSGLLDVFKSKIGCPLTPMPPISIAIRFTYILQDWQQYSWPQQPPDFDAPLGGEVGGVEFGKLPFGACEDPISELHLATAWPHLSEGIVVDNDVYSDLDPLQAPQWSVRVRKADNPQCLLGDFLTEFFKLCGRKESTDEILGRSPIEDEGKENSDITHALSKLTEPSTVPIHKLSVSNMVHSARKRIRRHRRVEESPLSTDVLNSILLYLFPDAAEKSSDANDAKPVTPNPNSKPEKDAEDYNLYNQFKSSPADTLTYRLALCLGMVNFYHGGVKAVAHLWQEFVLEMRYRWENNYLIPGLGSGPPDLRCCLLHQKLQMLNCCIERKKARDEGRRAGPPDGARERKVSGCENGRPGQEGSAPEPAQGKSWDSWSDSEEEFFECVSDADELRDGSQGGEEAPRARPEGRLHPHGKLTLLHTQEPLYIPVTQEPAPMTEDLLEEQSEVLAKLGTSAEGAHLRARMQSACLLSDMESFKAANPGCSLEDFVRWYSPRDYVEEEVVDERGETVLQGQLSARMRIPGNMWVEAWETAKPTPVRRQRRLFDDTKEAEKVLHYLAQQKPADLTRHLLPCIIHAAILKEKEEEAVEDIPSVRKTIQQIISLGSKLLHHPNPDYKKLEDLINQIMLGEAVIARARSLKAKFGIGKCEKVDDQEELERFVGRLLEEPEVPVIGAGRGPAGSIIHKLFVSAQRASLLAPAEEDLERPGDRKPCPDFPPPAGRELVLRALAPRPAPYSRALPQRLFCVLTREDFRLAGAFSSDTSFF; from the exons ATGATGCAGCTGCAGGAAAACAAAGTGACGTCCATGATGGCGGCGGACAGTGAC CCCGAGTCTGAGGTTTTCGAGATCACGGACTTCACTACCGCCTCGGAGTGGGAGAG GTTCGTGTCTCGGGTGGAGGAGGTGCTGAATGACTGGAAGCTGATTGGCAGCAGTGTGGGGAAGCCTTTGGAGAAG GGAATATATACAAGTGGCACCTGGGAAGAAAGACAGCAGGAAATTTGCTTTGCGGATTTCAGATTCGCAATAACCCATCACTATCTAAAACAGGAGTCGTCTGACAGAGAGGGCAAAGAGGAACCCGAAGAAG ATGCATTCCCAGTGGCTATGCAAGATTTGCTGTGCATGAACAATGATTTCCCACCCATCGCTCACTGTTTAGTCAGATG GTATGGTTTGCGAGAATTTGTTGTAATTTCCCCGGGAGCCAACTCTGATGCAGTCATCAGTGAATCCAAGTGCAGCCTGCTGCTCAGTTCCATCGCTATTTCACTGGGAAACACTGGCTG CCAGGTGCCAGTGTTTGTACAGATCCAGCAGAAATGGAGGCGGATGTATGTGGGCGAATGTCAAGGTCCTGGTGTGCGCACAGACTTTGAGATGGTCCACCTCCGCAAAGTGCCCAGTCAGTACAACCACCTGTCTGGGTTGCTGGATGTTTTCAAATCAAAGATT GGATGCCCATTAACACCCATGCCGCCCATCAGCATAGCAATCAGGTTTACGTATATCCTGCAGGACTGGCAGCAGTATTCTTGGCCCCAGCAGCCTCCAG ACTTTGACGCCCCGCTAGGTGGAGAGGTGGGAGGTGTGGAATTTGGGAAGTTGCCATTCGGGGCTTGCGAGGATCCGATCAG TGAGCTTCACCTTGCTACTGCGTGGCCTCACCTGTCTGAAGGCATCGTGGTTGACAATGATGTGTATTC TGATTTAGATCCACTTCAGGCTCCTCAGTGGTCTGTAAGAGTGAGAAAAGCTGACAACCCTCAGTGCCTTTTGG GAGACTTCCTTACCGAGTTCTTCAAGTTGTGCGGCCGAAAAGAGTCTACTGACGAAATCCTTGGGAGATCTCCCATCGAGGACGAGGGCAAAG AGAACAGCGACATCACTCATGCGTTGTCGAAGCTGACGGAGCCCAGCACTGTCCCCATTCATAAGCTCTCGGTGTCCAACATGGTGCACAGTGCAAGGAAAAGGATCCGCAGGCATCGCCGGGTGGAGGAGTCACCTCTGAGCACTGACGTCCTCAATTCGATCTTATTG TACCTCTTCCCTGACGCTGCTGAGAAATCATCTGACGCAAACGATGCAAAGCCTGTCACACCTAATCCAAACAGCAAGCCTGAGAAGGATGCGGAGGATTAT AACCTGTACAACCAGTTTAAATCTTCCCCTGCTGACACCCTGACGTACAGACTGGCGCTGTGTCTTGGCATGGTGAACTTCTACCATGGAGGAGTGAAGGCTGTGGCTCACCTGTGGCAGGAGTTTGTGCTGGAAATGCGTTACAGATGGGAAAATAACTACCTCATACCTGG ATTAGGCAGTGGACCTCCTGACCTGAGATGCTGCCTACTGCACCAGAAGCTTCAG ATGCTGAACTGCTGCATCGAGCGGAAGAAGGCCCGGGACGAGGGGCGGAGAGCCGGCCCGCCGGACGgcgccagggagaggaaggtgtcgGGCTGCGAGAACGGCAGGCCGGGCCAGGAGGGCTCGGCGCCGGAGCCGGCCCAGGGGAAGTCCTGGGACTCGTGGAGCGACAGCGAGGAGGAGTTCTTCGAGTGCGTGAGCGACGCGGACGAGCTGCGGGACGGCTCCCAGGGCGGCGAGGAGGCCCCCCGGGCCCGGCCCGAGGGCCGGCTGCACCCTCACGGCAAGCTGACCCTGCTGCACACGCAGGAGCCGCTGTATATCCCAGTCACGCAG GAGCCGGCGCCGATGACAGAGGATTTGCTAGAAGAGCAGTCAGAGGTGTTGGCCAAATTAGGGACATCAGCCGAGGGAGCACATCTGCGGGCTCGAATGCAGAGCGCCTGCCTGCTCTCCGACATGGAGTCCTTCAAG GCAGCGAACCCGGGCTGCTCCCTGGAAGATTTTGTCAGGTGGTATTCCCCTCGGGACTATGTTGAGGAGGAGGTGGTTGACGAGAGGGGAGAGACGGTTCTCCAGGGACAGCTGAGCGCCAGGATGAGGATCCCAGGGAACATGTGGGTGGAGGCCTGGGAGACAGCCAAGCCAACTCCGGTGCGCCGCCAGAGGAGGCTGTTTGATGACACCAAGGAAGCCGAGAAG GTTCTGCATTACCTAGCCCAGCAGAAGCCGGCTGACCTTACTAGACACCTGCTGCCCTGCATTATCCATGCTGCAATTCTGAAAGAGAAAGAGGAAG AGGCAGTAGAAGATATCCCATCTGTTAGAAAGACCATCCAGCAGATCATATCTCTTGGCAGTAAGCTCTTGCATCACCCGAACCCAGACTACAAGAAATTGGAG GACCTCATTAACCAGATCATGCTTGGGGAGGCCGTCATTGCCAGGGCTCGGTCCCTGAAAGCGAAGTTTGGGATTGGCAAGTGTGAAAAGGTGGATGACCAGGAGGAACTGGAAAG GTTTGTGGGCCGTCTGCTGGAGGAGCCGGAGGTGCCTGTGATTGGAGCAGGGAGAGGGCCGGCCGGCAGCATCATTCACAAACTGTTTGTGAGCGCTCAGAGG